In Lolium rigidum isolate FL_2022 chromosome 3, APGP_CSIRO_Lrig_0.1, whole genome shotgun sequence, the genomic window CAGTTCATTTTCCATGTAATATGGGCGTCAACTGTATTCCTATCCTGTGTTAAGAGCCTGCCCCTGCATATCGTGAGAAAATGTGCAGAGCGTTTCGCATTCTGAATGCTACTAGTTGCGTCTTTTGAGGCATTCGGATGGTGTACTCTGTTATTGACTTGTATCCTTGTAGCTACCGTTCTTTACCTGCAACTTTAGCCATTAAATTGAAGATATTAAAGCTAATACATCTGTACTTTTAGACCATTTAATAACCTAGTAAGTTTCTTTCCTCCTGGCTGCTCTATTCCCTCTTGATAGCTATCTCCAATAAGCACCAATTACTGCATGTTCTCATGACTTACTTTGCATCACGTAACAGAAATGAAGGTTAAGATTCTTCAGTGGCATGCGGTGGCTTCTTGGACATGGGACGCCCAAGATGAGACATGTGGCATATGCAGGATGGCATTTGATGGCTGCTGCCCTGATTGTAAGTTCCCTGGTGATGATTGCCCGCTCATTTGGGGTGCCTGCAATCATGCTTTCCATCTTCACTGCATACTCAAGTGGGTGAACTCTCAAACATCAACCCCCCTTTGCCCCATGTGCCGTAGAGAGTGGCAGTTCAAGGGCTAATTGGCATGTCAAAGTATGTCAGCACCaggtgtgttcttagctcatagagAGCTGGAATGGGTTTTAAGCTGGAATGTAGTTATGTTGTCTTGTAAGGGTTCTGTAGTAGTTTCTGGAAATCAGGAGGATTGGCATGTTTTAAGTCAAACTGTGAGGCCGTGAGCCACAGCTATTGTGTCTTTCCAAGTTTCTGACCGAGCAAATGCAATGATTAAATTTGAAAGTTCTAAGCAGCCTGAGATTGTGACAAATTTTCTTACCCATGATGTTTAGTAATTCGACTCTAGCTGGATAGTATATACTGTAGGTATATAACAAGTAGCAGGTAATAGCAAATCGCTTGGTCTGCTATACTTATATTCACTTTTAAACAGTGACACATGTATTAGCA contains:
- the LOC124702205 gene encoding anaphase-promoting complex subunit 11, which produces MKVKILQWHAVASWTWDAQDETCGICRMAFDGCCPDCKFPGDDCPLIWGACNHAFHLHCILKWVNSQTSTPLCPMCRREWQFKG